Proteins encoded within one genomic window of Paenarthrobacter sp. JL.01a:
- a CDS encoding ACP S-malonyltransferase, with amino-acid sequence MLAIVCPGQGSQTPGFLAPWLELPSVEGQVAALSEIAGIDLKAHGTTSDEETIKDTAVAQPLIVAAGLVAAQSLFDVELSTLPVILAGHSVGEITASALAGVLTESEAMTFVRERANSMAAAAAVTPTGMSAVVGGDPAEVLAAIEASGATPANVNGAGQTVAAGTFEQLKALADNPPAKARVIPLKVAGAFHTSHMAPAVSALEALKPSLSPQSPSVPLLSNYDGKEVTDGPAAVESLIAQVSRPVRWDLCMETLVERGVTGVIELAPAGTLAGLAKRGMPGVKTVAVKTPDDLSAALALFAELEGQA; translated from the coding sequence GTGCTTGCAATCGTCTGCCCTGGACAGGGCTCCCAGACCCCCGGATTTTTGGCCCCTTGGCTGGAACTCCCCTCCGTCGAAGGCCAAGTGGCCGCCCTGAGCGAGATCGCAGGCATTGACCTCAAGGCCCATGGCACCACCTCCGATGAAGAGACCATCAAGGACACTGCCGTCGCACAGCCGCTGATCGTCGCGGCGGGCCTTGTGGCCGCGCAGTCCCTGTTCGACGTCGAGTTGAGCACCCTGCCGGTCATTCTGGCCGGCCACTCCGTTGGTGAAATCACGGCATCCGCCCTTGCCGGCGTCCTCACCGAATCCGAGGCCATGACCTTCGTCCGCGAACGCGCCAACAGCATGGCCGCCGCAGCAGCAGTGACCCCCACCGGCATGAGCGCTGTAGTGGGCGGCGATCCCGCCGAGGTCCTGGCGGCAATTGAAGCCTCCGGCGCCACCCCCGCCAACGTCAACGGCGCCGGCCAGACCGTCGCCGCGGGAACCTTCGAGCAGCTCAAGGCCCTTGCGGACAACCCGCCCGCGAAAGCGCGTGTGATTCCGCTCAAGGTCGCCGGCGCTTTCCACACCTCCCACATGGCCCCCGCGGTCAGCGCCCTCGAAGCCCTCAAGCCTTCGCTGTCGCCGCAGAGCCCTTCGGTGCCCCTGCTGTCCAACTACGACGGCAAGGAAGTCACGGACGGCCCTGCCGCCGTCGAAAGCCTGATCGCCCAGGTATCCCGACCCGTCCGCTGGGACCTGTGCATGGAAACACTGGTGGAGCGCGGCGTTACCGGCGTCATTGAGCTTGCACCGGCCGGCACCTTGGCCGGACTGGCCAAGCGCGGGATGCCCGGCGTGAAGACCGTCGCAGTCAAAACCCCGGACGACCTGTCCGCGGCTCTCGCACTCTTTGCTGAACTGGAGGGACAGGCATGA
- a CDS encoding IclR family transcriptional regulator encodes MADSRTTRSEGLGASSPAPAVTRAAAVLEALADSPSGRLTLSDLSRELGIPKSSTSNLLLALEEARLITRQGADFALGRKLVELGAAYLSRLDEVQEFYKYCEQAPTLSGETVRIAMLDGDHVIYLARYEGHPAVRLTSNIGDKMPVSLCSVGKALLGQLHDHDIEAMFPDGMELPTMTANSLKTAEQLKAQIATIRKQGFAFEDEESTVGVVCLAVPVPTHGAHGPSLGLSVTALKATYSEEQGALMVKELKELARSLGNPMG; translated from the coding sequence ATGGCCGATTCCCGCACCACCCGCTCCGAGGGCCTGGGCGCTTCGTCGCCTGCCCCCGCCGTGACCCGCGCTGCCGCAGTCCTTGAGGCCTTGGCTGATTCCCCTTCCGGACGCTTGACCCTCAGCGACCTGTCGCGGGAGCTCGGCATTCCCAAGTCTTCGACGTCGAACCTGCTGCTGGCGCTCGAGGAAGCGCGCCTGATTACCAGGCAGGGTGCCGACTTCGCCTTGGGTCGAAAGCTGGTGGAGCTGGGGGCGGCATACCTCAGCCGCCTCGACGAGGTGCAGGAGTTCTACAAGTACTGCGAGCAGGCTCCGACGCTCTCCGGAGAGACGGTACGGATTGCCATGCTCGACGGCGACCACGTCATCTACCTGGCGCGTTACGAAGGCCACCCGGCTGTCAGGCTGACCTCGAACATCGGAGACAAAATGCCGGTGTCGCTGTGCAGCGTTGGCAAGGCGTTGTTGGGGCAACTGCACGATCACGATATCGAGGCCATGTTTCCGGACGGCATGGAGCTGCCCACCATGACCGCCAACTCCCTGAAGACAGCCGAGCAACTCAAAGCCCAGATCGCCACCATCCGTAAACAGGGCTTTGCGTTCGAGGATGAAGAGTCGACGGTGGGCGTCGTTTGCCTCGCTGTTCCCGTGCCCACCCACGGGGCCCACGGACCGAGTCTTGGCCTGTCGGTTACCGCCCTGAAGGCAACCTACTCGGAAGAGCAAGGGGCCCTCATGGTCAAGGAACTCAAGGAGTTGGCCCGTTCCCTGGGCAACCCAATGGGCTGA
- the aceE gene encoding pyruvate dehydrogenase (acetyl-transferring), homodimeric type yields MAAGEETSHILSGLTAQLPDRDPEETAEWIESLDALIAEQGTERAQYIMRSLLQRAGARSVGVPMVTTTDYVNTIPVDQEAPFPGNEEFERRYRAYMRWNAAVMVHRAQRSDIGVGGHISTYAGAATLYEVGFNHFFRGKDHPSGGDQVFFQGHASPGMYARAFMEGRLSEEDLDGFRQEKSKEGHALSSYPHPRLMPGFWEFPTVSMGIGPMNAIYQAQSNRYLHNRGIKDTSDQQVWAFLGDGEMDEPESRGLLQLAANENLDNLNFVINCNLQRLDGPVRGNGKIMQELEAFFRGAGWNVIKVVWGREWDSLLEADQDGALVKIMNETPDGDYQTYKAESGGFVREHFFGKSPQTKDMVADLTDEQIWGLKRGGHDYRKVYAAYKAATEFKGKPTVILAKTVKGYGLGPHFEGRNATHQMKKLTMEDLKAFRDHLRIPITDEQLDADLYRPPYYHPGMDAPEIRYLMDRRAELGGFVPERRRTHTPVTLPEAKSYDVAKRGSGKQQAATTMAFVRLLKDLMRDKNFGHRLVPVVPDESRTFGMDAFFPTAKIYNPKGQNYLSVDRDLVLAYKESPAGQLIHPGINEAGAVAAFTAAGTSYATHGEPLVPIYVFYSMFGFQRTGDSFWAAADQMTRGFIIGATAGRTTLTGEGLQHADGHSPILASTNPAVRTYDPAYGYEIGHIIRHGLETMYGEDSEDKNVMFYLTVYNEPITQPAEPENLDTNGLLKGIYKLADAPQGDTNRPTAQILASGVSVPWALDAQKILNEDWGVAATVWSVTSWNELRRDGLETDDHAFLNPGQPPRTPFITEQLTGHHGPVIAVSDYMKAVPDQIRQYIPNDFASLGADGFGFSDTRQAARRYFKNDTHSIVTKTLQLLAAKGEVEEGAVEKAIDKYRLLDVNAGTTGGAGGDA; encoded by the coding sequence GTGGCTGCAGGAGAAGAGACCTCACACATCCTCAGCGGGTTGACTGCCCAGCTGCCTGATCGTGATCCGGAAGAGACCGCGGAGTGGATTGAGTCCCTTGATGCGTTGATCGCTGAGCAGGGTACAGAGCGGGCGCAGTACATTATGCGTTCGTTGTTGCAGCGTGCTGGTGCCCGGAGCGTGGGTGTGCCGATGGTGACGACCACTGATTATGTGAACACGATCCCGGTGGACCAGGAAGCGCCGTTCCCGGGGAATGAGGAGTTCGAGCGCCGGTACCGGGCGTATATGCGGTGGAACGCCGCGGTGATGGTCCATCGTGCGCAGCGCTCCGATATTGGTGTCGGTGGGCATATTTCCACGTATGCCGGTGCCGCGACGTTGTACGAGGTGGGTTTCAATCATTTCTTCCGGGGCAAGGACCACCCCTCGGGCGGGGACCAGGTGTTTTTCCAGGGCCACGCGTCCCCGGGGATGTACGCCCGGGCGTTCATGGAAGGGCGGTTGTCCGAGGAGGACCTGGACGGGTTCCGTCAGGAGAAGTCCAAGGAAGGCCACGCCCTGTCCTCGTACCCGCACCCGCGCCTGATGCCGGGGTTCTGGGAGTTCCCGACCGTGTCGATGGGTATCGGCCCGATGAACGCGATCTACCAGGCCCAGTCCAACCGGTACCTGCACAACCGTGGCATCAAGGACACCAGTGACCAGCAGGTCTGGGCGTTCCTTGGTGACGGTGAAATGGACGAGCCTGAATCCCGTGGCCTGCTCCAGCTCGCCGCGAACGAGAACCTGGACAACCTGAACTTCGTGATCAACTGCAACCTCCAGCGCCTGGACGGGCCGGTGCGCGGCAACGGCAAGATCATGCAGGAACTCGAGGCGTTCTTCCGCGGCGCGGGCTGGAACGTGATCAAGGTCGTCTGGGGCCGTGAGTGGGACTCCCTGCTCGAAGCGGACCAGGACGGGGCGTTGGTGAAAATCATGAACGAAACCCCCGATGGTGACTACCAGACCTACAAGGCCGAATCCGGCGGGTTCGTCCGCGAACACTTCTTCGGCAAGTCCCCGCAGACCAAGGACATGGTCGCGGACCTGACCGATGAGCAGATCTGGGGCCTCAAGCGTGGCGGCCACGACTACCGCAAGGTCTACGCCGCGTACAAGGCAGCGACCGAGTTCAAGGGCAAACCCACCGTGATCCTGGCCAAAACGGTCAAGGGCTACGGCCTGGGCCCGCACTTCGAGGGCCGCAACGCGACCCACCAGATGAAGAAACTGACCATGGAAGACCTCAAAGCCTTCCGTGACCACCTCCGCATCCCCATCACCGACGAGCAACTCGACGCGGACCTCTACCGGCCCCCGTACTACCACCCCGGCATGGACGCCCCCGAAATCCGGTACCTCATGGACCGCCGGGCAGAGCTCGGCGGGTTCGTGCCCGAACGCCGCCGCACCCACACCCCCGTGACCCTGCCCGAGGCCAAATCCTACGACGTCGCCAAACGCGGCTCCGGCAAACAACAAGCCGCGACCACCATGGCCTTCGTCCGGCTCCTCAAAGACCTCATGCGGGACAAAAACTTCGGCCACCGCCTCGTCCCGGTCGTCCCGGACGAATCACGCACCTTCGGCATGGACGCGTTCTTCCCGACCGCGAAAATCTACAACCCCAAAGGCCAGAACTACCTCTCCGTGGACCGCGACCTCGTCCTGGCCTACAAAGAATCCCCCGCCGGACAACTGATCCACCCCGGCATCAACGAAGCCGGCGCCGTCGCAGCCTTCACCGCCGCCGGCACCTCCTACGCCACCCACGGCGAACCCCTGGTCCCGATCTACGTCTTCTACTCCATGTTCGGCTTCCAACGCACCGGAGACTCGTTCTGGGCCGCAGCAGACCAAATGACCCGCGGATTCATCATCGGCGCCACCGCAGGACGGACCACCCTCACCGGCGAAGGACTCCAACACGCCGACGGACACTCCCCCATCCTGGCCTCCACCAACCCCGCCGTCCGCACCTACGACCCCGCCTACGGCTACGAAATCGGCCACATCATCCGCCACGGCCTCGAAACCATGTACGGCGAAGACTCCGAGGATAAGAACGTGATGTTCTACCTCACCGTCTACAACGAACCCATCACCCAACCCGCCGAACCCGAAAACCTCGACACCAACGGACTCCTCAAAGGCATCTACAAACTCGCTGACGCCCCCCAAGGAGACACCAACCGGCCCACCGCACAAATCCTCGCCTCCGGCGTCTCCGTGCCCTGGGCCCTCGACGCCCAAAAAATCCTCAACGAAGACTGGGGCGTCGCCGCGACCGTCTGGTCCGTGACCTCCTGGAACGAACTCCGACGCGACGGACTCGAAACCGACGACCACGCCTTCCTCAACCCCGGCCAACCCCCACGAACCCCGTTCATCACCGAACAACTCACCGGCCACCACGGACCCGTCATCGCCGTCTCCGACTACATGAAAGCCGTCCCCGACCAAATCCGCCAATACATCCCCAACGACTTCGCCTCCCTCGGAGCAGACGGCTTCGGCTTCTCCGACACCCGCCAAGCCGCCCGCCGCTACTTCAAAAACGACACCCACTCCATCGTCACCAAAACCCTCCAACTCCTCGCCGCCAAGGGCGAAGTTGAAGAAGGTGCCGTGGAAAAGGCGATCGACAAGTACCGGCTTCTGGATGTGAACGCCGGCACCACCGGCGGAGCAGGCGGAGACGCCTAA
- a CDS encoding PucR family transcriptional regulator has product MAEPTKTTSKRKAAPQALSPEKAETLRQLRANVGQLSTSTMRQLEKSLPWYSRLSSDERSALGLVAQNGIAAFVTWYERPSSPSWILTDVFGNAPTELTRSISLQKALQLIRIVVEVVEDQVPVIAPESDQPSLREAVLRYSREVAFAAADVYARAAESRGSWDTRLEALIVDAILRGENTDALRSRIAALGWKAQERFTVMVGNSPSEPSASYVSELRRTAGRFAEDALVGIQGDRLILILGGVQDRDTAYLKLSELFAPGAVVYGPEAGSLLEASSSAQAAFAGLTAARAWPSAPRPVAADDLLPERVVSGDDAARRSLIKNIYRPLLAASNGLVETLGTYLELGHSLEATARELFVHANTVRYRLKRVCDVTGWDPLLPREAFVLQTALVVGRLSAPPKAVPERHASRSQN; this is encoded by the coding sequence ATGGCAGAGCCCACCAAAACAACTTCAAAGCGCAAGGCAGCGCCCCAGGCATTGTCGCCGGAAAAGGCGGAAACCCTTCGGCAGCTCCGCGCCAACGTCGGGCAACTGTCCACCAGCACGATGCGCCAGCTGGAGAAGTCGCTCCCCTGGTACAGCCGCCTGAGCTCCGACGAGCGCTCCGCGCTGGGCCTGGTGGCGCAGAACGGAATCGCCGCCTTCGTCACCTGGTACGAGCGCCCCAGTTCGCCGTCCTGGATCCTTACCGATGTCTTCGGCAACGCCCCTACCGAGCTCACCCGCTCCATCAGCCTGCAGAAGGCCCTGCAACTGATCCGGATCGTAGTTGAGGTGGTCGAGGACCAAGTGCCCGTCATAGCACCGGAATCCGACCAGCCTTCCTTGCGTGAAGCTGTCCTGCGCTACTCCCGTGAGGTGGCGTTCGCCGCCGCGGATGTCTATGCACGCGCAGCGGAGTCACGCGGCTCCTGGGATACACGCCTTGAAGCGCTGATAGTTGACGCCATTCTCCGGGGCGAGAACACCGACGCCCTGCGGTCCCGGATAGCGGCCCTCGGCTGGAAAGCGCAGGAGCGGTTTACCGTCATGGTGGGCAATTCCCCGTCCGAACCCAGCGCGAGCTACGTCAGCGAACTGCGCCGCACTGCGGGCCGGTTCGCCGAGGACGCGCTGGTGGGTATCCAAGGTGACCGCCTCATCCTTATCCTTGGCGGGGTGCAGGACCGGGACACGGCCTACCTGAAGCTCAGTGAACTCTTCGCGCCGGGTGCGGTGGTGTATGGCCCTGAAGCCGGCTCCCTGCTTGAAGCGAGCAGCTCCGCGCAAGCTGCGTTCGCGGGCCTGACCGCAGCCCGTGCGTGGCCCTCCGCCCCCCGACCTGTTGCCGCCGATGATCTCCTTCCGGAGCGCGTGGTTTCCGGTGATGACGCTGCCCGGCGATCCCTCATCAAGAACATCTACCGGCCCCTGCTGGCGGCCTCCAACGGCCTCGTGGAGACTCTCGGGACGTACCTTGAATTGGGACATTCGCTGGAAGCAACGGCCCGGGAACTGTTCGTCCACGCCAACACGGTGCGCTACCGTTTGAAGCGTGTCTGCGACGTGACAGGCTGGGATCCGCTGCTTCCGAGGGAGGCGTTTGTGCTGCAGACCGCCCTGGTTGTGGGACGGCTGTCGGCCCCGCCAAAAGCCGTTCCCGAACGTCATGCGTCACGTTCACAGAACTGA
- a CDS encoding NAD-dependent protein deacetylase, translating to MTGFASMAPVADVQLDPPEQEALGSAVEVLQGKRLAVLTGAGLSTDSGIPDYRGPGSAPRNPMTYQEFIGSEANRRRYWARNHLGWSHLRHADPNSGHAAVALMERRGLMTGLITQNVDRLHEDAGSVNVVDLHGRFDQVICLSHGHTFSRQLIAAILEEINPGFVEAAVESGLVEMAPDADATVEDPELIKSFVMAVCPICGGILKPDFVYFGENVPKDRVMRAYAMVDDADALLVAGSSLTVQSGLRFVRHASKAEKPVVIINRGSTRGDGFATVKLELGVSGALGYLARVLPDLPEARDSIGVSGG from the coding sequence ATGACGGGGTTTGCCAGCATGGCGCCCGTAGCTGACGTGCAACTCGATCCTCCGGAGCAGGAAGCCCTTGGTTCCGCTGTGGAGGTCCTGCAGGGCAAGCGCCTGGCAGTGCTGACTGGAGCCGGTTTGAGCACGGATTCCGGCATTCCGGATTACCGGGGGCCGGGGTCTGCACCGCGGAACCCCATGACGTACCAGGAATTCATCGGCAGCGAGGCCAACAGGCGTCGCTACTGGGCGCGCAACCACCTTGGTTGGTCCCATCTCCGGCATGCCGACCCCAATTCCGGCCACGCCGCCGTCGCCCTGATGGAACGGCGGGGCCTGATGACCGGCCTGATTACCCAAAACGTTGACAGGCTGCACGAGGACGCTGGAAGCGTCAACGTCGTTGACCTGCATGGTCGCTTCGACCAAGTGATCTGCCTTTCGCATGGACATACCTTCAGCCGGCAGTTGATTGCGGCGATCCTGGAGGAGATCAATCCTGGTTTTGTGGAAGCCGCGGTGGAATCCGGGCTGGTCGAGATGGCACCCGATGCCGACGCGACGGTTGAAGATCCTGAGCTCATCAAGTCGTTCGTCATGGCTGTGTGCCCCATCTGTGGCGGCATCCTGAAGCCCGACTTCGTCTACTTTGGCGAGAACGTCCCCAAGGATCGTGTCATGCGCGCCTATGCCATGGTTGACGACGCTGACGCACTCTTGGTGGCGGGGTCGTCGCTGACGGTGCAGAGCGGTCTTCGCTTTGTCCGCCATGCTTCGAAAGCAGAAAAGCCCGTAGTCATCATCAACAGGGGCAGCACCCGGGGAGATGGGTTCGCGACCGTAAAACTCGAACTCGGAGTCAGTGGTGCCTTGGGCTACTTGGCACGGGTTTTGCCGGACCTGCCCGAGGCCCGGGACTCGATTGGTGTTTCCGGCGGTTGA
- a CDS encoding peroxiredoxin, whose product MTEVQQAPASVGVPQAGQPAPDFDLLNQYGEPVRLSDYRGVNVVVVFFPFAFSGICTGELCEIRDNIAQFKDSNATVLAISVDSKFAQRAYAEREGFDFDLLADFWPHGAVAREYGVFDDASGMALRGTFIIDAAGIVRYVVVNPRGKARDFAEYRRALASLVDQRP is encoded by the coding sequence ATGACCGAAGTCCAGCAGGCCCCGGCTTCGGTCGGAGTTCCCCAAGCAGGGCAGCCTGCGCCGGATTTCGATTTGCTGAACCAATACGGTGAGCCGGTGCGCTTGTCGGACTACCGCGGCGTCAACGTGGTTGTCGTGTTTTTCCCCTTTGCCTTCTCCGGCATCTGCACCGGTGAGTTATGCGAGATCCGCGACAACATTGCCCAGTTCAAGGATTCGAACGCGACCGTGCTGGCAATTTCCGTCGACAGCAAGTTCGCCCAGCGGGCCTACGCGGAGCGCGAGGGTTTTGACTTCGATCTCCTGGCGGACTTCTGGCCGCACGGGGCTGTCGCCCGGGAGTACGGAGTGTTTGACGACGCCAGTGGAATGGCGTTGAGGGGCACGTTCATCATCGATGCCGCCGGTATAGTCCGATACGTCGTGGTCAACCCGCGGGGTAAAGCGAGGGACTTCGCAGAGTATCGGCGGGCGTTGGCTTCGTTGGTGGATCAAAGGCCATGA
- a CDS encoding MFS transporter, with translation MLVTTRTKTKFAADADEAVVEPEQLRRATLASSVGSALEYYDFYIYGLASALIFGPLFFSPLGESGALIASFATYGVGFAARPFGGIFFGYIGDKFGRKTVLLLTIGMMGLASFAIGLLPTFEQAGMLGAVLLVTLRIIQGLGAGAEQAGATTLISEVAPPRRRGYFASLPFVGIQLGTLLGAGTFAVLQLADKDAFEGWLWRVPFLASFILIIVAVFIRLRLKETPVFQELEKHKNVVKNPVGELWKHSRKNVLVGIGLRMGENGNSSIYSALLISFMSVKEGVFPGDKFIGPVGLLIAAGFAAVMVVTFGALSDRFGRVRVYRYGALFQAIIAVPAFYLVTLGNVTLVWVVMVVGIALGVQSMLGPQCALLPELFGSQYRFTGVALSRELSAVMAGGLVPVVGAILLAATNHSWLVLAIYSLVLALISFVTTFFTPETAGRDLVSTEDAE, from the coding sequence GTGCTTGTGACAACTCGTACTAAGACAAAGTTCGCAGCTGATGCTGACGAAGCCGTCGTCGAACCGGAGCAGCTGCGGCGCGCTACGCTGGCCAGCTCGGTGGGCTCGGCTCTGGAGTACTACGACTTCTACATCTACGGCCTTGCGTCGGCCCTGATCTTCGGTCCGCTGTTCTTCTCGCCGCTGGGGGAGAGTGGAGCGCTGATCGCCTCATTTGCAACCTATGGAGTGGGTTTTGCTGCCAGGCCGTTCGGCGGCATTTTCTTCGGTTACATCGGCGACAAGTTCGGCCGGAAGACGGTCCTTCTTCTCACCATTGGAATGATGGGCCTCGCGAGTTTTGCCATTGGCCTTTTGCCTACGTTTGAGCAAGCGGGAATGCTTGGGGCAGTTCTTCTGGTCACGCTTCGTATCATTCAGGGTCTTGGGGCCGGTGCAGAGCAAGCCGGTGCCACTACATTGATTTCAGAAGTTGCCCCTCCCAGGCGCCGTGGCTACTTCGCCTCCTTGCCTTTTGTTGGCATCCAACTGGGGACGCTGCTTGGCGCCGGAACTTTCGCGGTACTTCAGCTCGCCGACAAAGACGCCTTTGAGGGCTGGTTGTGGCGCGTGCCGTTCCTGGCCAGCTTTATCCTGATCATCGTGGCCGTCTTCATCCGTCTCCGGCTTAAGGAAACGCCGGTCTTTCAAGAACTCGAAAAGCACAAGAATGTAGTCAAAAACCCGGTCGGGGAGCTGTGGAAGCATTCACGGAAAAACGTACTGGTCGGGATCGGGTTGCGGATGGGCGAAAACGGAAACTCGTCAATCTACTCTGCGCTGTTGATCTCCTTCATGTCCGTCAAAGAAGGCGTCTTCCCGGGCGATAAGTTCATTGGGCCTGTTGGCTTGTTGATCGCCGCAGGTTTCGCCGCTGTCATGGTTGTAACATTTGGTGCGCTGTCTGATCGCTTTGGGCGGGTGAGGGTATACCGCTACGGCGCCCTGTTCCAGGCAATCATTGCTGTTCCTGCTTTTTACCTGGTCACGCTCGGCAACGTCACGCTGGTGTGGGTGGTCATGGTTGTCGGCATAGCGCTCGGTGTTCAATCAATGCTTGGGCCCCAGTGTGCGCTGCTGCCTGAGCTCTTTGGTTCCCAATACCGCTTTACAGGTGTTGCCCTGAGCCGAGAGCTGTCAGCCGTTATGGCGGGAGGCTTGGTTCCGGTCGTGGGAGCAATCCTCCTGGCTGCTACCAACCACTCCTGGCTGGTGCTCGCCATCTACTCGCTGGTCTTGGCCCTGATCTCGTTCGTCACCACGTTCTTCACGCCGGAGACGGCCGGACGCGACCTCGTCAGCACGGAAGACGCTGAATAG
- a CDS encoding DUF3052 domain-containing protein encodes MSEADAATSVNVAERMGFKDGDLIQELGYDDDVDFDLRDDIEDVTGSELLDEDDHDVVDAVIFWWRDGDGDLVDALMDSLTTLKEGGVVWVLTPKSGRDNYVSPADIQDAAPTSGLHLTTSAGVSKDWSATRLVPKKNK; translated from the coding sequence GTGAGCGAGGCCGACGCCGCCACATCGGTAAATGTGGCGGAACGAATGGGTTTCAAAGATGGGGATCTGATTCAGGAGCTCGGCTACGACGACGACGTCGACTTCGACTTGCGTGACGATATTGAAGATGTCACGGGCTCCGAATTGCTGGATGAAGACGATCACGACGTCGTTGACGCAGTCATTTTTTGGTGGCGCGATGGCGATGGCGACCTTGTTGATGCCCTCATGGATTCGTTGACCACGCTTAAAGAAGGCGGCGTTGTCTGGGTCCTGACACCCAAGTCGGGAAGGGACAACTATGTTTCTCCCGCCGACATCCAGGACGCTGCACCTACCTCCGGCCTTCACCTGACGACTTCCGCCGGAGTTTCGAAGGACTGGAGCGCCACTCGCCTGGTGCCCAAGAAGAACAAATGA